One genomic region from Rosa rugosa chromosome 1, drRosRugo1.1, whole genome shotgun sequence encodes:
- the LOC133725817 gene encoding F-box/kelch-repeat protein At3g23880-like — protein sequence MADGQQQLVLSESHDLNAIIVEILLRLPAKSLVRFRCVSKAWRDLISESYFIKNHLSHIDTKNILNSKLLLSTTPPQAIDYAALSNIASSNEEDDGPVASREVDYPVDTRHFCLEGFVGSCNGLVCLLLDCSVVLWNPCTRVIQSLPSPSRFSRSCLFYGFGYDSVTDDCKIVVGGYRPLAGSGHGYHLQHGEGFEETMIEVFALKTGSWRTLERLDFVMLIGQGCVVNGALHWLKHQPSEHGLIVSNIMCFDLAEEKFREIAFPCPLNYAESDYFSVGIGAIRDCLTVYFQPDGLDYRMWVMKEYGVKESWAEIIRIPFEVWPQELGMLQPLFMFENDEVLMNINWEVLALYNQKENTFRNVFKTHVMNGWRQTTTYIETLVSPLIGGKPTL from the coding sequence ATGGCGGACGGTCAGCAGCAACTCGTTCTCTCCGAGTCCCATGACTTGAATGCCATCATCGTTGAGATCCTCTTGAGGCTGCCGGCTAAATCTTTAGTCCGATTCCGGTGCGTATCCAAGGCCTGGCGGGACTTGATCTCGGAATCTTATTTCATCAAAAATCACCTCTCCCACATCGACACCAAAAACATCCTCAACTCGAAGCTCCTTCTCTCAACCACTCCTCCCCAAGCCATAGACTACGCAGCACTATCCAACATCGCTAGTTCCAATGAGGAAGATGATGGCCCAGTTGCAAGCAGAGAGGTTGACTATCCGGTAGATACCAGACATTTCTgtttggaaggttttgttggTTCCTGCAATGGCCTGGTATGTTTGTTATTGGATTGCAGTGTTGTGTTATGGAACCCTTGCACTAGAGTGATCCAGTCATTACCAAGTCCTAGTCGTTTCAGTAGGAGTTGTTTGTTTTATGGGTTCGGTTATGATTCCGTCACCGATGATTGCAAGATAGTAGTGGGAGGTTATAGGCCTCTTGCTGGAAGTGGTCACGGCTACCACTTGCAGCACGGGGAAGGTTTTGAGGAAACCATGATTGAGGTCTTTGCACTGAAAACTGGTTCTTGGAGGACCCTTGAGAGACTtgattttgttatgttgattggCCAGGGCTGCGTTGTAAATGGAGCTCTGCATTGGTTAAAGCATCAGCCATCAGAACATGGCTTAATTGTTTCGAATATAATGTGTTTTGATTTAGCGGAGGAGAAATTTCGGGAGATTGCATTCCCCTGTCCTCTGAATTATGCAGAGAGTGATTATTTCTCTGTGGGAATTGGAGCTATTAGGGACTGCCTGACTGTGTACTTCCAACCAGATGGACTCGATTATAGAATGTGGGTGATGAAGGAGTATGGGGTCAAAGAATCTTGGGCTGAAATCATAAGAATTCCTTTTGAGGTTTGGCCTCAAGAGTTAGGAATGTTGCAGCCTTTGTTCATGTTTGAGAACGATGAAGTTTTGATGAATATCAATTGGGAAGTCTTGGCATTGTATAATCAGAAGGAAAATACATTTAGGAATGTCTTCAAGACTCATGTGATGAATGGTTGGCGACAAACAACTACTTATATAGAAACTTTAGTTTCACCATTGATCGGCGGTAAACCAACACTGTGA
- the LOC133743379 gene encoding F-box/kelch-repeat protein At3g06240-like isoform X2 — protein MRFRCVCKSWRALISDSYFVKKHLSYGERGITESAHRLIFMLDPPLALDYEALKSMEDYEALESMKDDDCGAQFAVTQLDFPVTKSIPDYGYRVFVGSCNGLVCVEVGFEAIMLWNPCTRDSKVLPKPPRVINSKFTYCFYGFGYDSSSDDYKVIRGFADYLAKKIMIHIFSLKTGSWRTVEDIDYVTLITQQGLFLNGALHWLYNLPEGGSRILSFDLEAEKFHKTIPLPYDDWFFDLLIHKNCLCVLACPTRTNTFNIWMMKEYGVKESWTEVLQFSLEKYAAHYDDFRSYFTPVCILENGVVLIDEMGEGQHLMVLSNLKDKEFKHVVEVAMNLEFKAVIYRETLVSPDVHTYKTNNVS, from the exons ATGCGATTCCGGTGCGTCTGCAAGTCATGGCGTGCTTTGATCTCCGATTCCTATTTTGTAAAGAAACACCTCAGCTACGGAGAGAGAGGCATCACCGAGAGCGCTCACAGGCTCATTTTCATGCTGGATCCTCCCTTGGCCTTGGACTATGAAGCCTTGAAAAGTATGGAGGACTATGAAGCCTTGGAAAGTATGAAGGATGATGATTGTGGTGCTCAGTTTGCAGTCACTCAGCTGGATTTTCCGGTAACGAAATCTATCCCTGATTACGGTTATAGAGTTTTTGTGGGTTCTTGCAATGGCTTGGTATGTGTAGAAGTTGGCTTCGAGGCCATTATGTTATGGAACCCTTGTACTAGAGACTCCAAGGTTTTACCAAAACCTCCTCGAGTTATAAACTCCAAGTTTACCTACTGCTTTTATGGATTTGGGTATGATTCTAGTAGTGACGACTACAAGGTGATACGGGGGTTCGCTGATTATCTTGCTAAGAAAATCATGATTCACATCTTTTCACTGAAAACAGGTTCATGGAGGACTGTCGAAGACATTGATTATGTTACATTAATAACGCAGCAGGGGTTGTTCTTAAATGGAGCTCTGCATTGGTTATATAATCTACCTGAAGGGGGCTCAAGAATTTTGTCTTTCGATTTAGAGGCGGAGAAATTTCACAAGACGATTCCATTACCCTATGATGACTGGTTTTTTGATCTCTTGATTCATAAAAATTGCCTCTGTGTACTTGCTTGCCCAACTCGAACCAACACTTTCAACATATGGATGATGAAAGAATATGGGGTCAAGGAATCCTGGACTGAAGTCTTACAATTTTCTTTGGAGAAGTATGCAGCGCATTATGATGATTTTAGAAGTTATTTCACGCCTGTGTGCATTCTAGAGAATGGTGTAGTTTTGATTGACGAGATGGGTGAGGGTCAACACCTCATGGTATTATCTAATCTAAAGGACAAGGAATTCAAACATGTTGTTGAGGTCGCGATGAACTTGGAGTTTAAAGCAGTCATTTACCGAGAGACATTAGTTTCACCAGACGTCCACACATACAAAACCAACAAT GTGAGCTAG
- the LOC133743379 gene encoding F-box/kelch-repeat protein At3g23880-like isoform X1 — MGDGDVVLRRVHTDFGDYEEDVIAEILARLPVKSLMRFRCVCKSWRALISDSYFVKKHLSYGERGITESAHRLIFMLDPPLALDYEALKSMEDYEALESMKDDDCGAQFAVTQLDFPVTKSIPDYGYRVFVGSCNGLVCVEVGFEAIMLWNPCTRDSKVLPKPPRVINSKFTYCFYGFGYDSSSDDYKVIRGFADYLAKKIMIHIFSLKTGSWRTVEDIDYVTLITQQGLFLNGALHWLYNLPEGGSRILSFDLEAEKFHKTIPLPYDDWFFDLLIHKNCLCVLACPTRTNTFNIWMMKEYGVKESWTEVLQFSLEKYAAHYDDFRSYFTPVCILENGVVLIDEMGEGQHLMVLSNLKDKEFKHVVEVAMNLEFKAVIYRETLVSPDVHTYKTNNVS, encoded by the exons ATGGGGGACGGCGATGTCGTGCTTAGGCGAGTTCATACCGACTTCGGCGACTACGAGGAAGATGTGATTGCGGAGATCCTAGCTAGGCTACCGGTCAAATCCTTGATGCGATTCCGGTGCGTCTGCAAGTCATGGCGTGCTTTGATCTCCGATTCCTATTTTGTAAAGAAACACCTCAGCTACGGAGAGAGAGGCATCACCGAGAGCGCTCACAGGCTCATTTTCATGCTGGATCCTCCCTTGGCCTTGGACTATGAAGCCTTGAAAAGTATGGAGGACTATGAAGCCTTGGAAAGTATGAAGGATGATGATTGTGGTGCTCAGTTTGCAGTCACTCAGCTGGATTTTCCGGTAACGAAATCTATCCCTGATTACGGTTATAGAGTTTTTGTGGGTTCTTGCAATGGCTTGGTATGTGTAGAAGTTGGCTTCGAGGCCATTATGTTATGGAACCCTTGTACTAGAGACTCCAAGGTTTTACCAAAACCTCCTCGAGTTATAAACTCCAAGTTTACCTACTGCTTTTATGGATTTGGGTATGATTCTAGTAGTGACGACTACAAGGTGATACGGGGGTTCGCTGATTATCTTGCTAAGAAAATCATGATTCACATCTTTTCACTGAAAACAGGTTCATGGAGGACTGTCGAAGACATTGATTATGTTACATTAATAACGCAGCAGGGGTTGTTCTTAAATGGAGCTCTGCATTGGTTATATAATCTACCTGAAGGGGGCTCAAGAATTTTGTCTTTCGATTTAGAGGCGGAGAAATTTCACAAGACGATTCCATTACCCTATGATGACTGGTTTTTTGATCTCTTGATTCATAAAAATTGCCTCTGTGTACTTGCTTGCCCAACTCGAACCAACACTTTCAACATATGGATGATGAAAGAATATGGGGTCAAGGAATCCTGGACTGAAGTCTTACAATTTTCTTTGGAGAAGTATGCAGCGCATTATGATGATTTTAGAAGTTATTTCACGCCTGTGTGCATTCTAGAGAATGGTGTAGTTTTGATTGACGAGATGGGTGAGGGTCAACACCTCATGGTATTATCTAATCTAAAGGACAAGGAATTCAAACATGTTGTTGAGGTCGCGATGAACTTGGAGTTTAAAGCAGTCATTTACCGAGAGACATTAGTTTCACCAGACGTCCACACATACAAAACCAACAAT GTGAGCTAG
- the LOC133743366 gene encoding putative laccase-9, with translation MKATELRKAIKLVSVHATPNISITSQTNALSRIMKSMKSTTSPVLMSTQFLVFAALIFILPLFISLARAEVHYYDFIVKEVNFTRLCESKLMLVVNESYPGPVIRARKGDTIYVNVYNQGFYGFTIHWHGVKQPRNPWFDGPEYVTQCPISPGTNFTYQVQLSTEEGTLWWHAHSDWTRASVHGAIVILPAIGTTFPFPEPDEEEIIVFGSWYLGNLKEQVDECLDPATNSNLPIAAGYTINGRLGDFSPCSKNSTYRRKVDYGKTYLLRIVNANIDVEFYFAIAEHNLTVVGLDGSYTKPINTGYIVIAPGQTMDVLLNTNSALGSYYMVGREYISATVDTVSDSANDAIAILEYNGNYTTSEAPLFPQQIPSSLSQTDAFNFYGNIRSLATPEYPINVPKKSDITTKMYITASANALYCTPDLGPSCVNISFAASVNNISWVNPRESILQAYYKNISEPVYETDFPDEPPVYFNFTEIAMTLDRVLTVQRTKVKVLEYNETVEMVFQGTDVMGGSVNHPMHLHGHSFYVLGFGFGDFLAERDSKGYNLIDPPYVTTFITPKNGWLTIRFVANNPGVWFWHCHMERHLTWGMESAFIVKNGGTTETNMLGPPAILPSCDVPLDSATIQSHAELIKNQIE, from the exons ATGAAAGCAACAGAGCTAAGGAAAGCAATAAAGTTAGTGAGTGTTCATGCAACTCCTAACATTTCAATTACTTCACAAACAAATGCGCTCAGCAGAATAATGAAATCCATGAAGAGTACTACTAGTCCAGTACTGATGTCGACACAGTTTCTGGTGTTCGCTGCTCTTATTTTCATCCTACCGCTCTTCATCTCTCTGGCTCGAGCAGAAGTTCATTACTACGATTTTATA GTTAAGGAGGTAAACTTCACTAGATTGTGTGAATCAAAGCTCATGTTAGTAGTAAACGAGAGCTATCCAGGTCCAGTAATACGAGCTCGCAAAGGGGATACAATTTATGTTAATGTTTACAATCaaggattttatggtttcaccATTCACTG GCATGGAGTAAAGCAACCAAGAAATCCATGGTTTGATGGCCCAGAATATGTGACACAATGTCCAATCTCACCCGGAACAAATTTTACCTATCAAGTTCAATTGAGCACAGAAGAAGGAACTCTTTGGTGGCATGCTCATAGTGACTGGACTAGAGCAAGCGTTCACGGTGCCATTGTCATCTTGCCTGCCATTGGAACAACATTTCCATTTCCTGAGCCTGATGAAGAGGAGATCATTGTGTTCG GATCTTGGTATTTGGGAAATTTGAAAGAACAGGTTGACGAGTGTCTGGACCCTGCAACCAACTCTAACTTACCTATAGCAGCTGGTTACACAATTAATGGCCGGCTTGGAGATTTTTCTCCATGCTCCAAAA ATTCAACGTATCGTCGTAAGGTGGACTATGGCAAGACATATCTTCTTCGGATAGTGAACGCAAACATCGATGTAGAGTTTTACTTTGCCATTGCTGAACACAACCTCACTGTGGTTGGCTTGGACGGCTCCTATACCAAACCCATCAACACAGGCTATATAGTGATAGCCCCTGGACAAACAATGGACGTGTTGCTCAACACAAATTCGGCTCTGGGGAGCTATTACATGGTCGGAAGAGAATACATAAGTGCTACAGTTGACACAGTATCTGACTCAGCGAATGATGCTATTGCAATCCTTGAATATAATGGTAACTATACCACTTCCGAAGCTCCTTTATTTCCCCAACAAATTCCCAGTTCCTTATCCCAAACAGATGCATTCAACTTCTACGGAAATATTAGAAGCTTAGCCACCCCAGAGTATCCTATAAATGTCCCAAAAAAGAGCGACATAACTACCAAAATGTACATAACAGCTTCCGCCAACGCTCTTTACTGTACTCCAGATTTAGGTCCCTCATGCGTAAACATATCTTTTGCTGCAAGCGTCAATAATATCAGTTGGGTGAATCCGAGAGAATCTATCTTGCAAGCCTACTACAA GAACATAAGCGAGCCGGTTTATGAAACAGATTTCCCAGACGAACCGCCTGTTTATTTTAACTTCACTGAAATAGCGATGACACTAGATCGAGTGTTGACAGTCCAAAGGACAAAGGTCAAGGTGCTAGAATATAATGAAACAGTTGAGATGGTGTTTCAAGGAACTGATGTGATGGGAGGTTCCGTGAATCATCCAATGCACTTGCATGGACATAGCTTTTATGTGCTTGGATTTGGCTTTGGGGATTTCTTGGCCGAGAGAGACTCAAAAGGTTATAATTTGATTGATCCTCCTTACGTAACAACGTTTATAACTCCCAAAAACGGATGGTTAACCATAAGATTTGTAGCGAATAATCCAG GTGTGTGGTTTTGGCATTGTCACATGGAGAGACACTTGACATGGGGTATGGAGTCTGCTTTTATAGTGAAGAACGGGGGCACAACTGAGACTAATATGCTCGGTCCTCCAGCTATCTTGCCTTCCTGTGATGTTCCATTGGATTCTGCTACAATCCAAAGTCACGCAGAATTGATTAAGAATCAAATAGAGTAA
- the LOC133725816 gene encoding F-box/kelch-repeat protein At3g23880-like produces the protein MGVITMGDGDVVLKRAHTNLGDYEEDVIAEILARLPVKSLIRFRCVCKSWRALISDSYFVKKHLSYAERGITKSTYRLIIFMEDDISTLEILALKNIKDDDDDGDGAAGGQFAVTQLDCPVTKTITHSRYRVLVGSCNGLVCVELDSEVIMLWNPCTRDPKVLPKPPRVINSEFIYCFYGLGHDSASDDYKVIRGFTDYLAKKIMIHIFSLKSGSWRTVEDIDYVSDLRRQGLFLNGALHWLYSLPEGGSSILSFDLGAEKFRKTIPLPYDDWFRDPLVHKNCLCVPTCPTGTNSFNIWMMKEYGVKESWTEVLQFSLIDENIYAEYFDDYTQYFRPVCMLENGVVLVDEMGHCEDLMVLSNLKEKTFNHVVEVAKSLEIRTVIYRETLVSPDVHTYKTNNVS, from the exons ATGGGGGTCATTACAATGGGGGACGGCGATGTCGTGCTTAAGCGAGCTCATACCAACTTGGGCGATTACGAGGAAGATGTGATTGCGGAGATCCTCGCAAGGCTACCGGTCAAATCATTGATTCGATTCCGGTGCGTCTGCAAGTCATGGCGTGCTTTGATCTCCGATTCCTATTTTGTAAAGAAACACCTCAGCTACGCAGAGAGAGGCATCACCAAAAGCACTTACAGGCTCATCATTTTCATGGAGGATGATATCTCGACGTTGGAAATCCTAGCCTTGAAAAATAtcaaggatgatgatgatgatggcgaTGGTGCTGCGGGTGGTCAGTTTGCAGTCACTCAGCTGGATTGTCCTGTAACGAAAACTATCACCCATTCCCGTTATAGAGTTCTTGTTGGTTCTTGCAATGGCTTGGTATGTGTAGAACTTGACTCGGAGGTCATTATGCTATGGAACCCTTGTACTAGAGACCCCAAGGTTTTACCAAAACCTCCTCGAGTTATAAACTCTGAGTTTATCTACTGCTTTTATGGACTCGGGCATGATTCTGCTAGTGATGACTACAAGGTGATACGGGGGTTCACTGATTATCTTGCTAAGAAAATCATGATTCACATCTTTTCACTGAAATCAGGTTCATGGAGGACTGTCGAAGACATTGATTATGTCAGTGATCTAAGGCGGCAGGGGTTGTTCTTAAACGGAGCTCTGCATTGGTTATATAGTCTACCCGAAGGGGGCTCCAGCATTTTGTCTTTTGATTTAGGGGCAGAGAAATTTCGGAAGACAATTCCGTTGCCCTACGATGACTGGTTTCGTGATCCCTTGGTTCATAAAAATTGTCTCTGTGTACCTACTTGCCCAACTGGAACCAACAGTTTCAACATATGGATGATGAAAGAATATGGGGTCAAGGAATCCTGGACTGAAGTCTTACAATTTTCTTTGATTGACGAGAATATTTATGCAGAGTATTTTGATGATTATACACAGTATTTCAGGCCTGTGTGCATGTTAGAGAATGGTGTAGTTTTGGTTGACGAGATGGGTCATTGTGAAGACCTCATGGTATTATCTAATCTAAAGGAGAAGACATTCAACCATGTTGTTGAGGTCGCGAAGAGCTTGGAGATTAGAACGGTCATTTACCGAGAGACACTAGTTTCACCAGACGTCCACACGTACAAAACCAACAAT GTGAGCTAG
- the LOC133743374 gene encoding F-box/kelch-repeat protein At3g23880-like, translating into MGDGAMVLKRAHTDFGDYEEDVIAEILARLPGKSLMRFRCVCKSWRALISDSYFVKKHLSYGERGITESAQRLIFMLDPPLALDCEALKSMEDYEALKSIKDDDVHGSGGQFAVTQLDFPVTKTISDFSYRVLVGACNGLVCVDVGYEAIMLWNPCTRDSKVLPKPPPVVDSKFSNYLYGFGYDSASDDYKVIRGFTDYHAEKIMIHIFSLKTGSWRTVEDIDYVTLIMRQGLFLNGALHWLCNLPEGGSRILSFDLEAEKFQKTIPLPYDDWFFDLLIHKNCLCVLACPTRTNTFNIWMMKEYGVKESWTEVLQFSLENYVESYDDLRGYFRPVCILENGLVLINQFGVCEDLMVLSDLKEKKFKHFVEVAEDLEFRTVIYRETLVSPDAHTYKTNNVS; encoded by the exons ATGGGGGACGGCGCTATGGTGCTTAAGCGAGCTCATACCGACTTTGGCGACTACGAGGAAGATGTGATTGCGGAGATCCTTGCAAGGCTACCGGGAAAATCCTTGATGCGTTTCCGGTGCGTCTGCAAATCATGGCGTGCTTTGATCTCCGATTCGTATTTTGTAAAGAAACACCTCAGCTATGGAGAGAGAGGCATCACCGAGAGCGCTCAGAGGCTCATTTTCATGCTGGATCCTCCCTTGGCCTTGGACTGTGAAGCCTTGAAAAGTATGGAGGACTATGAAGCCTTGAAAAgtattaaggatgatgatgttCATGGTTCTGGTGGTCAGTTTGCAGTCACTCAGCTGGATTTTCCGGTAACGAAAACTATCTCTGATTTCAGTTATAGAGTTCTTGTTGGTGCTTGCAATGGCTTGGTATGTGTAGATGTTGGCTACGAGGCCATTATGTTATGGAACCCTTGTACTAGAGACTCCAAGGTTTTACCAAAACCTCCTCCAGTTGTAGACTCCAAGTTTAGCAACTATCTTTATGGATTCGGGTATGATTCTGCTAGTGACGACTACAAGGTGATACGGGGGTTCACTGATTATCATGCTGAGAAAATCATGATTCACATCTTTTCACTGAAAACAGGTTCATGGAGGACTGTTGAAGACATTGATTATGTTACATTAATAATGCGGCAGGGGTTGTTCTTAAACGGAGCTCTGCATTGGCTATGTAATCTACCTGAAGGGGGCTCAAGAATTTTGTCTTTTGATTTAGAGGCGGAGAAATTTCAGAAGACGATTCCATTACCCTATGATGACTGGTTTTTTGATCTCTTGATTCATAAAAATTGCCTCTGTGTACTTGCTTGCCCAACTCGAACCAACACTTTCAACATATGGATGATGAAAGAATATGGGGTCAAGGAATCCTGGACTGAAGTCTTACAATTTTCTTTGGAGAATTATGTAGAGTCTTATGATGATTTAAGAGGATATTTCAGGCCTGTGTGCATTTTAGAGAATGGTTTAGTTTTGATTAATCAGTTCGGTGTGTGTGAAGACCTCATGGTATTATCTGATCTAAAGGAGAAGAAATTCAAGCATTTTGTTGAGGTCGCAGAGGACTTGGAGTTTAGAACAGTCATTTACCGAGAGACATTAGTTTCACCAGACGCCCACACATACAAAACAAACAAT GTGAGCTAG